From Candoia aspera isolate rCanAsp1 chromosome 4, rCanAsp1.hap2, whole genome shotgun sequence, a single genomic window includes:
- the LOC134496479 gene encoding olfactory receptor 11A1-like, with protein MLLLLQMQVNAFEKGENGTEVTEFILLGFGKLEDFWMLLFLVFVMIYTLTITGNILIIILIVSEQNLHTPMYYFLANLSCLEVCYSSTILPKMIADFLSNRDSISTWGCFMQLFCFGCLVIVECYLLSVMSYDRFVAICKPLHYSMIMNDRVIFVCIASSWLCAASISVIIICLVAQLSFCGPKEIDNFFCDFSPLLQLSCTDTSHVRLLALIFGSIDILPPFILTITSYVCIITAILRIPSTTGRQKAFATCSSHLIVVTIFYGTLMIVYILPDIGTLRDVKKVFSIPYTILTPMVNPLVYTFRNKEVKESLKKVLSNFTDFSEKKICHILVVSECSSKL; from the coding sequence ATGTTACTGTTGCTCCAGATGCAGGTCAATGCTTTTGAAAAAGGTGAAAATGGAACAGAAGTTACAGAATTCATCTTATTGGGTTTTGGGAAACTTGAAGATTTCTGGATGCTTCTTTTCTTGGTGTTTGTCATGATCTATACTTTGACTATAACTGGGAATATTTTGATTATCATCCTAATTGTATCTGAGCAGAATCTTCATACCCCTATGTATTATTTCTTAGCAAATTTATCCTGCTTGGAAGTTTGCTATAGTTCAACCATCCTACCCAAGATGATTGCAGATTTTCTAAGCAATAGAGATTCAATTTCTACCTGGGGTTGTTTCatgcaattgttttgttttggttgtcTTGTCATTGTTGAATGTTACCTCCTGTCAGTGATGTCTTATGATAGGTTTGTTGCCATCTGCAAACCATTGCATTATTCCATGATTATGAATGATAGAGTCATTTTTGTTTGCATAGCATCATCATGGTTATGTGCAGCATCAATTTCAGTGATAATCATATGTCTGGTAGCACAACTATCATTTTGCGGGCCCAAGGAAATTGATAATTTCTTCTGTGACTTCAGCCCACTGCTCCAACTTTCTTGCACGGACACAAGCCATGTTAGacttttagctctcatatttggATCAATTGATATTCTGCCCCCATTCATTCTAACCATTACATCTTATGTTTGTATCATTACTGCTATTCTGAGAATTCCATCCACCACTGGAAGACAAAAAGCATTTGCCACGTGTTCCTCTCACCTCATTGTGGTCACCATTTTCTATGGAACTCTGATGATTGTCTATATTTTACCAGACATTGGCACACTCAGAGATGTTAAAAAGGTTTTCTCTATCCCCTACACCATCTTAACTCCCATGGTGAATCCTCTTGTTTACACTTTTAGAAATAAAGAGGTGAAGGAATCTTTGAAAAAAGTTTTGAGTAATTTCACTGACTTCAGTGAAAAGAAAATATGTCATATTTTGGTGGTATCTGAATGCAGCTCTAAGCTATAG